In Chelmon rostratus isolate fCheRos1 chromosome 9, fCheRos1.pri, whole genome shotgun sequence, the following proteins share a genomic window:
- the hnrnpaba gene encoding heterogeneous nuclear ribonucleoprotein A/Ba, translating into MSETEQQYMETSENGHEVDDDYNGADHTEEGIGESAVNDCGEGDGPDADGNSQNGGTEGGQIDASKGEEDAGKMFVGGLSWDTSKKDLKDYFSKFGEVTDCTIKMDQQTGRSRGFGFILFKDAASVEKVLEQKEHKLDGRVIDPKKAMAMKKDPVKKIFVGGLNPDTSKEVIQEYFGTFGEIETIELPQDPKTEKRRGFVFITYKEEAPVKKVMEKKYHNVGGSKCEIKIAQPKEVYQQQQYGARGYGGRGRGRGGQGQNWNQGYNNYWNQGYNQNYGYGQQGYGYGGYGNYDYSAGYYGYGGGYEYNQGNTSYGKTPRRGGHQSSYKPY; encoded by the exons ATGtctgagacagagcagcagtatATGGAAACATCAGAAAACGGCCACGAAGTCGACGATGATTATAACGGTGCCGACCACACCGAAGAGGGAATCGGCGAGAGCGCCGTGAATGACTGCGGAGAGGGCGACGGGCCCGACGCGGACGGGAATTCGCAAAACGGCGGCACGGAGGGCGGTCAAATCGACGCCAGCAAAGGCGAGGAAGATGCGGG GAAAATGTTTGTTGGTGGTCTCAGCTGGGACACAAGCAAGAAGGATCTTAAGGATTACTTCTCTAAATTTGGCGAGGTGACAGACTGCACCATAAAGATGGACCAGCAGACAGGCCGGTCAAGAGGCTTCGGCTTCATTCTCTTTAAAGACGCAGCCAGTGTAGAAAAG gttcTTGAACAGAAGGAGCACAAACTAGATGGCAGAGTGATTGACCCCAAGAAGGCGATGGCCATGAAGAAAGATCCAGTCAAGAAAATCTTTGTTGGAGGCCTTAATCCTGACACCTCAAAGGAAGTCATTCAGGAGTATTTTGGGACCTTTGGAGAG ATCGAGACCATTGAGCTTCCACAAGATCCAAAGACGGAAAAGAGGAGGGGATTCGTATTTATCACGTATAAAGAAGAGGCGCCTGTAAAGAAGGTTATGGAGAAGAAGTACCACAACGTCGGTGGAAGCAAG TGTGAAATCAAAATAGCCCAGCCCAAAGAGGtctaccagcagcagcagtatggTGCCCGTGGATATGGAGGACGCGGCAGGGGCCGTGGAG GCCAGGGCCAGAACTGGAATCAAGGTTACAACAACTACTGGAACCAGGGATACAACCAGAACTATGGCTATGGACAGCAAGGCTATGGATACGGCGGCTATGGCAACTATGACTACTCTGCTGGTTATTACGGCTATGGGGGTGGCTACGAATACA ACCAGGGCAATACAAGCTATGGGAAAACTCCAAGACGTGGAGGCCACCAGAGTAGCTACAAGCCATACTGA
- the nme5 gene encoding nucleoside diphosphate kinase homolog 5, with product MDQTTYPRIYVERTLALIKPDAIHKAKEIEDVILKSGFIILQTRKLQLSPEQCSDFYADQYGKIFFPSLTAFMSSGPIIAMTLARDNAVAHWKSIIGPVNSIKARETHPGCLRAKYGTSDLKNALHGSDSFHAAEREIKFMFPNSVIEPFPSREAIKEYLSRYVNPTLLRGLTELCKQKPHNPCIWLADWLINNDPNRPQICYGDIVEEAEGQ from the exons ATGGACCAAACTACATATCCTCGTATTTATGTGGAAAGAACTCTGGCCCTTATTAAACCAGATGCCATCCACAAAGCTAAGGAGATTGAGGATGTTATCCTCAAATCTGGCTTCATTATCCTGCAG ACGCGGAAGCTGCAACTGAGTCCAGAGCAATGCAGTGACTTCTACGCAGACCAGTATGGAAAGATCTTCTTTCCCAGCTTGACGGCCTTCATGAGCTCTGGCCCCATCATTGCCATGACTCTGGCCCGCGATAATGCTGTCGCCCACTGGAAGTCCATCATAGGGCCTGTCAACAGCATCAAGGCCAGAGAAACTCATCCAGGCTG CCTTAGAGCAAAATATGGCACGTCTGACCTGAAAAACGCACTCCACGGCAGCGACTCATTTCATGCGGCTGAAAGGGAGATCAAATTCATGTTCCCAAACT CTGTAATTGAACCCTTTCCTTCAAGAGAAGCGATTAAAGAATACCTGAGCAGGTATGTAAACCCAACTCTGCTACGTGGACTCACTGAGCTCTGCAAGCAAAAGCCACACAATCCCTGT atTTGGCTTGCTGACTGGCTGATCAACAATGACCCAAATAGGCCTCAAATATGTTATGGAGACATTGTGGAAGAAGCAGAAGGACAATAG
- the rack1 gene encoding guanine nucleotide-binding protein subunit beta-2-like 1 translates to MTEQMTVRGTLKGHSGWVTQIATTPQYPDMILSASRDKSIIMWKLTRDETNYGIPQRSLKGHSHFVSDVVISSDGQFALSGAWDGTLRLWDLTTGLTTRQFVGHTKDVLSVAFSADNRQIVSGSRDKTIKLWNTLGVCKYTIQDEGHSEWASCVRFSPNSSNPIIVSCGWDKMVKVWNLANCKLKTNHIGHTGFLNTVTVSPDGSLCASGGRDGQAMLWDLNEGKHLYTLDSGDTINALCFSPNRYWLCAATGPSIKIWDLEGKIIVDELRQEVISTNSKAEPPQCTSLAWSADGQTLFAGYTDNLIRVWQVTIGTR, encoded by the exons ATGACCGAGCAGATGACAGTGAGGGGGACCCTGAAGGGCCACAGTGGATGGGTCACCCAGATCGCCACTACGCCCCAATATCCCGACATGATTCTGTCGGCGTCCCGAG acaagTCTATCATCATGTGGAAGCTGACCCGTGATGAAACCAACTATGGCATCCCCCAGCGCTCCTTGAAGGGCCACTCTCACTTTGTAAGTGATGTTGTCATCTCCTCAGATGGACAGTTTGCCCTGTCTGGTGCCTGGGATGGGACCCTCCGTCTGTGGGACCTCACCAC TGGCTTGACCACCCGGCAATTTGTTGGACACACTAAGGATGTTTTGAGCGTGGCCTTTTCTGCTGATAACCGCCAGATTGTGTCAGGCTCCCGGGACAAGACCATCAAGCTGTGGAACACTCTTGGAGTCTGCAAGTACACCATCCAG GATGAGGGCCATTCTGAGTGGGCATCTTGCGTGCGCTTCTCCCCCAACAGCAGCAACCCCATCATTGTCTCCTGCGGCTGGGACAAGATGGTCAAG GTGTGGAACCTGGCCAACTGCAAGCTGAAGACCAACCACATTGGCCACACTGGCTTCCTGAACACAGTGACTGTCTCTCCTGATGGCTCCCTGTGTGCATCTGGAGGAAGG gATGGTCAGGCCATGCTGTGGGACCTGAATGAGGGCAAGCACCTCTACACCCTGGACAGTGGTGACACCATCAATGCCCTCTGCTTCAGTCCCAACCGATACTGGCTGTGTGCTGCCACTGGCCCCAGTATCAAGATCTGG GATCTGGAGGGCAAGATCATTGTGGATGagctgagacaggaagtgatcagcACAAACAGCAAGGCTGAACCCCCACAGTGCACTTCCCTGGCATGGTCTGCTGATGGACAG ACCCTGTTTGCTGGCTACACTGACAACCTGATCAGAGTGTGGCAGGTCACCATTGGAACTCGATAA